The Claveliimonas bilis genome window below encodes:
- a CDS encoding rhodanese-like domain-containing protein has product MKKRIVAILMAAAMASAMITACGSEETQTTSEESTDSESGSESTEGDYQYVSAADAVAAAKEGGTHVLDVREWNNYVSGRVVNSEWCPIFPLEDDSLVETMTAYAEENFGDDEDIYIICNSGQRGAQKATGVLEDAGIDASRIYTVEGGAEALAEESGALTTNRTEDSIEWQYVSGAEAVEAVGNEDIQILDVRDDDTYAQGHLEGSLQCNLKEIEDADAQTALYEMATSEMDPEKPVYLLCYSGNNCAKTGISVLKDAGYDVSNLYIIENGAKDADVAAAFVTE; this is encoded by the coding sequence ATGAAAAAAAGAATTGTGGCAATTTTAATGGCGGCTGCTATGGCATCCGCAATGATTACAGCATGTGGATCAGAAGAAACACAGACAACTTCAGAGGAATCTACAGATTCCGAATCAGGCAGTGAAAGTACGGAAGGGGATTACCAGTATGTGTCTGCCGCTGATGCTGTGGCTGCAGCAAAAGAGGGAGGGACTCATGTATTGGATGTTCGCGAATGGAACAATTATGTGAGCGGAAGAGTAGTAAATTCTGAATGGTGTCCGATTTTCCCTCTGGAAGATGACTCTCTTGTAGAGACAATGACTGCCTATGCAGAAGAAAACTTTGGAGATGATGAAGATATTTATATTATCTGCAACAGCGGACAGCGTGGAGCACAGAAGGCAACAGGTGTTCTGGAAGATGCAGGTATTGACGCTTCCCGCATTTATACAGTAGAAGGCGGGGCGGAGGCTCTGGCAGAGGAGAGCGGCGCGCTTACTACAAATCGTACGGAGGATAGTATTGAGTGGCAGTATGTATCCGGTGCGGAAGCAGTGGAAGCCGTTGGAAATGAAGACATTCAGATTCTGGATGTAAGAGACGATGATACATATGCGCAAGGGCATCTGGAAGGTTCATTGCAGTGCAATCTGAAGGAGATTGAGGATGCAGATGCACAGACTGCTCTCTATGAAATGGCTACATCGGAGATGGATCCGGAGAAACCGGTATATCTTTTGTGCTACAGCGGAAATAACTGTGCAAAGACGGGTATTTCTGTACTGAAAGATGCAGGATATGATGTATCCAATCTTTATATTATTGAAAACGGAGCAAAAGATGCTGATGTAGCGGCTGCTTTTGTGACAGAGTAG
- a CDS encoding sulfurtransferase, whose protein sequence is MKKKVLIAVLTALTAISVAACGKQETEKESEETITPATGEIATVTIDDLDPEKVQIIDVREEAQYIGWTTEEGSGGHIENAVDFPESWLDMDLEKEAAIGTTMQLELERRGLDVTKETVLYDNDTVSQETAEKYQAIGFENLSVLDGGYNAYVESGKATESLEHYEMYVYPQWVQDLADGKNPETFDGGDFQIIEVSLASEEDEYANGHIPGAINVNADEINHVPGPRALADYEVIPMEEQLKYWNRPSDEEIQKKLEDLGIQKDTTVVLYGTTAATTASARMGLILKYAGVEDIRLLNGGKTLWTLEGRELDTEKHEPEHVEFGAEVPVNPEVIYDYDEELEVVNNENAVVASIRSWPEYTGEVSGYTYIGEAGDIANARFGYAGSDPYSMEDFRNVDNTMFNYEMIADRWELWGITPDKEVSFHCGTGWRASETYFYAYALGWEDIHVYDGGWYEWHKIADSPRKADGLPDDAPEQEPQEYFIVSE, encoded by the coding sequence ATGAAAAAGAAGGTATTAATTGCAGTGCTCACCGCGCTGACAGCTATTAGTGTGGCGGCATGCGGAAAGCAGGAAACGGAAAAAGAAAGTGAAGAAACAATCACGCCAGCAACAGGTGAAATAGCAACAGTTACAATTGATGATCTGGATCCGGAAAAGGTGCAGATTATTGATGTGAGAGAAGAAGCACAGTATATCGGCTGGACAACAGAAGAAGGATCTGGCGGACATATTGAAAATGCTGTGGATTTTCCGGAAAGCTGGCTGGATATGGATTTAGAGAAGGAAGCAGCTATCGGAACGACCATGCAGCTGGAATTGGAACGACGCGGACTGGATGTGACAAAAGAAACGGTTCTCTATGATAATGATACTGTTTCACAGGAGACAGCAGAAAAGTATCAGGCTATCGGTTTTGAAAATTTATCTGTTCTGGACGGCGGATACAATGCATATGTGGAAAGCGGAAAAGCAACGGAAAGTCTGGAACATTATGAGATGTATGTGTATCCGCAGTGGGTGCAGGATCTTGCAGACGGTAAAAATCCTGAGACTTTCGATGGAGGTGATTTCCAGATCATAGAAGTGTCTTTGGCCAGCGAAGAGGATGAATATGCAAATGGTCATATACCGGGAGCTATCAACGTAAACGCAGATGAGATCAATCATGTGCCGGGTCCCCGTGCTCTTGCAGATTATGAAGTAATTCCGATGGAAGAACAGTTAAAATACTGGAACCGTCCTTCTGACGAAGAGATACAGAAGAAACTGGAAGATCTGGGAATCCAAAAAGACACTACAGTAGTGCTTTATGGTACAACAGCAGCGACTACAGCATCAGCCAGAATGGGACTGATCCTGAAATATGCAGGTGTTGAGGATATCAGACTTCTGAATGGTGGAAAGACACTGTGGACATTGGAAGGAAGAGAACTGGATACAGAGAAACACGAACCGGAACACGTGGAATTTGGTGCAGAAGTACCTGTAAATCCTGAAGTTATTTATGACTACGATGAAGAGCTGGAAGTTGTAAACAATGAAAACGCTGTTGTTGCGTCTATCAGAAGCTGGCCGGAATACACAGGAGAAGTAAGCGGTTATACTTATATAGGAGAAGCAGGAGATATTGCCAATGCACGCTTTGGTTATGCAGGATCCGATCCTTACAGCATGGAAGATTTCAGAAATGTTGACAATACAATGTTCAACTATGAAATGATCGCAGATCGCTGGGAATTATGGGGAATCACACCAGATAAAGAGGTGTCCTTCCACTGCGGAACCGGCTGGAGAGCAAGTGAAACCTATTTTTATGCGTATGCATTAGGCTGGGAGGACATTCATGTATATGACGGAGGCTGGTATGAATGGCATAAAATTGCCGACAGTCCGAGAAAAGCTGACGGACTTCCGGATGATGCACCGGAACAGGAACCACAGGAATATTTTATTGTTTCAGAATAA
- a CDS encoding prolyl-tRNA synthetase associated domain-containing protein, with amino-acid sequence MYISEITTTVPDNVKERAPLEQEVYKVFTKLGIKFERVDNDAASSMEECAEIGEVLQAPVRKDVFLCNQKKTSFFLLLMPDDKAFDTASFSKKLGVSHMSFAPPELMEKHIGCTPGSASVVGLLNDEDDYVQLIIDKEVAEAEWFVCNTGINTTHLKFKTQDLLKKFLPYTHHRPRIVDL; translated from the coding sequence GTGTATATCAGTGAAATTACGACAACAGTGCCTGACAATGTAAAAGAAAGAGCGCCGCTGGAACAGGAAGTGTATAAGGTTTTTACAAAACTGGGAATTAAATTTGAGCGGGTTGACAATGATGCGGCTTCCTCCATGGAGGAATGTGCCGAAATAGGAGAAGTGCTTCAGGCGCCGGTCCGCAAGGACGTTTTTTTGTGTAATCAGAAGAAGACGTCATTCTTTCTGCTTTTAATGCCGGACGATAAAGCCTTTGACACCGCATCTTTCAGCAAAAAGCTGGGAGTTTCTCATATGTCTTTTGCACCGCCGGAACTCATGGAAAAACATATCGGATGTACGCCGGGATCAGCCAGTGTAGTGGGGCTTTTAAATGATGAAGATGACTATGTGCAGCTGATTATTGATAAGGAAGTGGCGGAAGCGGAGTGGTTTGTCTGCAATACCGGTATCAATACAACCCATCTGAAATTTAAGACTCAGGATCTGCTGAAAAAATTCCTGCCTTATACCCATCACAGACCAAGGATCGTTGATCTGTAG
- a CDS encoding DUF4317 domain-containing protein → MNKKEVLEIRKQFSPQNCAITRLCGCYVNGDKEKKLEFKEAFLSLPEEEAFKYFDLFKKTLSGTVGKNLINMEFPLEQEKSGGTQEFLLQLRDSRLTDDMLLSEFYDKVIENYDFAEHYLILLIHAAYDVPGKASDGTEMFDASDSVYDYILCSICPVNLSKAGLCYNAEHNSIEDRIRDWIVNVPANGFLFPAFHDRADDIHSVLYYSKKPEELQDTFLEQVLGCTEVMSAGCQKESFQTVIEETLGDDCEYTVIRNIHENLNTLIEENKEAEEPLELGKQEMKRLFSLSGVPDEKLEDFEKDFDETVGAKTSLLASNLTNTKKFNIRTPDIVINVNPERTDLVNIQMIDGRKCLVIPVDDQVEVNGMEVKVTL, encoded by the coding sequence ATGAATAAAAAGGAAGTCCTTGAAATCCGTAAACAATTCTCACCTCAGAACTGTGCGATCACAAGACTCTGCGGCTGCTATGTGAACGGGGACAAGGAAAAGAAACTGGAATTTAAAGAAGCATTCCTCTCTCTGCCGGAAGAGGAAGCTTTTAAATACTTTGATCTTTTTAAAAAGACTCTCTCCGGCACTGTCGGAAAAAATCTCATCAACATGGAATTTCCGCTGGAACAGGAAAAAAGCGGCGGAACTCAGGAATTTTTGCTGCAGCTCCGGGACAGCCGTCTGACGGACGATATGCTTCTTTCGGAATTCTATGACAAAGTGATCGAAAACTATGACTTTGCCGAGCACTATCTTATCCTGCTGATTCATGCCGCCTACGATGTGCCTGGAAAAGCTTCCGACGGAACGGAAATGTTTGATGCTTCAGATTCCGTCTACGATTATATTCTCTGCAGCATCTGCCCGGTAAATCTTTCCAAAGCCGGACTGTGTTACAATGCAGAGCACAACAGCATTGAGGATCGTATCCGGGACTGGATCGTCAATGTACCGGCGAACGGTTTTCTGTTTCCTGCCTTCCATGACCGGGCCGATGACATACATAGCGTCCTGTACTACTCTAAAAAACCGGAAGAACTTCAGGATACCTTCCTTGAACAGGTACTTGGCTGCACAGAAGTGATGAGTGCCGGTTGCCAGAAGGAATCTTTTCAGACTGTCATTGAAGAAACGCTGGGGGATGACTGTGAATATACTGTCATACGGAACATCCATGAAAATCTCAATACTTTAATCGAAGAAAATAAAGAGGCGGAGGAACCTCTTGAACTGGGGAAACAGGAAATGAAACGCCTTTTTTCTTTGAGTGGTGTGCCGGATGAAAAGCTGGAAGATTTCGAAAAAGACTTTGACGAGACTGTGGGGGCCAAAACTTCTCTTCTTGCCTCCAATCTGACAAATACAAAGAAATTTAACATCAGGACGCCGGACATTGTCATTAACGTGAATCCTGAACGCACAGATCTGGTAAATATTCAGATGATCGACGGGCGGAAATGCCTTGTGATCCCTGTAGATGATCAGGTGGAAGTAAACGGTATGGAAGTAAAGGTAACATTATAA
- a CDS encoding metallophosphoesterase has translation MKNFLAGATVACILASAEILRELHTFEVRHYSIPLPKMKKEEKRKVLFLTDLHGKEYGKENRRLIKKIREEKPDYILIGGDMLTRTKKETEQKALRLFSHLAGICPVYAANGNHEQKMKENLEDYGTRYEKYKEAVKSTGVHLLENDSVSLHLGGQPVKVTGLEIPLSCYSRVKREELRVSQISERVGVSEKEEYQILLAHNPAFISQYWEWGADLVLSGHLHGGIVRIPGIGGVITPQFKLFPRYSGDMYQKDGHISVVSKGLGTHTVNVRLFNPAELTAVTFYGSKSQD, from the coding sequence ATGAAAAACTTTCTGGCAGGAGCAACGGTGGCATGCATCCTGGCAAGTGCGGAGATACTTCGGGAGCTTCACACTTTTGAGGTGCGCCATTACAGTATTCCTCTTCCAAAAATGAAAAAAGAAGAGAAAAGAAAAGTTTTGTTTTTAACAGATCTTCACGGGAAAGAGTACGGAAAAGAGAATAGAAGACTGATAAAGAAAATTCGGGAAGAGAAGCCGGACTATATACTCATCGGCGGAGATATGCTGACAAGGACAAAAAAAGAAACAGAGCAGAAAGCTTTACGGCTTTTTTCTCATCTTGCCGGTATTTGCCCGGTCTATGCGGCAAACGGAAACCACGAACAGAAAATGAAAGAGAACCTGGAAGATTATGGAACTCGTTATGAAAAATACAAAGAAGCGGTAAAAAGTACAGGGGTGCATCTGCTGGAAAACGATTCCGTCAGCCTGCATTTGGGGGGACAGCCGGTAAAAGTCACCGGTCTGGAGATCCCTCTGTCCTGTTACAGCCGGGTGAAGAGGGAGGAGCTGCGGGTTTCACAGATTTCAGAGAGAGTCGGAGTATCTGAAAAAGAAGAATACCAGATTCTGCTTGCCCATAATCCGGCCTTTATCTCACAGTATTGGGAGTGGGGGGCAGATCTTGTGCTGTCCGGACATCTTCATGGAGGAATCGTCCGAATCCCGGGAATCGGCGGCGTTATTACGCCGCAGTTTAAGCTGTTCCCAAGATATTCCGGAGATATGTATCAAAAAGACGGACATATTTCCGTTGTCAGCAAAGGGCTTGGGACCCACACGGTCAATGTCCGTCTCTTTAATCCGGCAGAACTGACTGCCGTTACTTTTTATGGAAGCAAGTCCCAGGATTAA
- a CDS encoding D-alanyl-D-alanine carboxypeptidase family protein — protein sequence MKRVLAALVCAFLLIQQAGEVQAAGILQFEEETDAIQNTENTEAKKDKVSAPSALLMEASTGKVIYEKNADEQRHPASVTKIMTLLLIFDALEEGKISLEDKVTVSEYAASMGGSQVFLEPGEEQTVDTMIKCIAVASANDASVAMAEFVWGSEEEFVKHMNERAKGLGMENTSFVNCNGLDTEGHLTTARDIALMSRELILTYPQIRDYVTIWMENITHTTAKGASEFGLANTNKLIRQYAYATGLKTGSTGEAGFCMSATAEKNQMQMIAVVMGAKDSKSRFQDAVTLLDHGFASCVKYTDDGLEGMKPVKVEGGMKDQVPVKQKESFSYIDTEGADLTAIEKDYQTVEKLKAPVKTGEKAGSVVYTLEGKTIGSIDVITVENVREATYTSILEKVLKSFFIG from the coding sequence ATGAAAAGAGTCCTGGCAGCGCTGGTATGTGCTTTTTTGCTCATACAGCAGGCAGGAGAAGTCCAGGCGGCAGGTATCCTGCAGTTTGAAGAAGAAACGGATGCGATACAGAATACAGAGAATACAGAAGCAAAAAAAGATAAGGTAAGCGCTCCGTCGGCGCTCCTCATGGAAGCATCCACCGGGAAAGTGATTTATGAAAAAAATGCAGATGAGCAAAGGCATCCTGCAAGTGTAACAAAGATTATGACCCTTCTTCTCATTTTTGATGCATTAGAAGAGGGGAAGATCTCTCTGGAGGACAAAGTAACGGTCTCAGAGTATGCGGCCTCTATGGGAGGCTCCCAGGTGTTTCTGGAACCGGGAGAAGAGCAGACTGTCGATACGATGATCAAATGTATTGCCGTAGCCAGCGCAAATGACGCTTCCGTGGCCATGGCGGAATTTGTCTGGGGAAGCGAGGAAGAATTTGTAAAACATATGAATGAGAGAGCGAAGGGCCTGGGCATGGAAAATACCAGCTTCGTAAATTGCAATGGTCTGGACACAGAAGGGCATCTGACAACAGCAAGAGATATTGCTCTGATGTCAAGAGAATTGATTCTTACATACCCGCAGATCCGGGATTACGTCACGATATGGATGGAAAATATTACTCATACAACGGCAAAGGGTGCCAGTGAGTTCGGTCTTGCAAATACGAACAAACTAATCCGGCAGTACGCCTATGCTACCGGGCTGAAAACAGGCTCCACAGGGGAAGCCGGATTTTGCATGTCAGCGACAGCTGAAAAAAATCAGATGCAGATGATAGCGGTGGTCATGGGAGCCAAAGATTCCAAGTCAAGATTTCAGGATGCAGTTACACTTTTGGATCACGGATTTGCATCCTGTGTCAAGTATACGGATGACGGTCTGGAGGGAATGAAACCGGTAAAAGTAGAAGGAGGGATGAAGGATCAGGTGCCGGTGAAGCAGAAAGAATCGTTCTCTTATATTGATACAGAAGGGGCAGATCTGACAGCGATTGAAAAGGATTACCAGACAGTTGAAAAGTTAAAGGCTCCTGTAAAGACAGGAGAGAAGGCGGGAAGCGTTGTCTATACGCTGGAAGGGAAGACGATTGGAAGCATTGATGTTATTACAGTGGAAAATGTCAGAGAAGCGACTTATACAAGTATACTTGAAAAGGTTTTGAAGTCATTTTTTATCGGATAA
- a CDS encoding TetR/AcrR family transcriptional regulator: MEDKRITKTKKNLKYTLVDMLAEQPFEKITITELCSRTEISRITFYSHYSDKYALVDEMFQDMIVLGTKEYEKKQNETNPDRNEIKSYCNILDSILDIYYGNFDFFRHTAPDKNPYLAFALYSIILETVEGHTRRMESRTPLKYSAKKIAGFLCYGMIGFINESHEEKVPVEQIREEARELLVGVLGSKALIRL; the protein is encoded by the coding sequence ATGGAAGACAAGCGAATCACAAAAACAAAAAAGAATTTAAAATATACATTAGTTGATATGCTGGCAGAGCAGCCTTTTGAGAAGATCACCATTACTGAGCTCTGCAGCCGCACAGAAATCAGCAGGATTACTTTTTACTCTCACTATAGTGATAAATATGCCCTTGTGGATGAGATGTTTCAGGATATGATAGTTCTCGGGACAAAGGAATATGAAAAAAAGCAAAATGAAACGAATCCTGACCGTAATGAAATAAAGAGTTACTGCAATATTCTGGATAGTATCCTGGATATATATTATGGAAATTTTGACTTTTTCCGTCACACAGCTCCGGATAAAAACCCTTATTTGGCTTTCGCGCTTTATAGTATTATTCTGGAAACAGTGGAAGGACATACAAGGCGGATGGAATCGCGTACGCCCTTGAAATATTCCGCGAAAAAGATTGCGGGATTTCTTTGCTATGGAATGATCGGATTTATTAACGAAAGTCACGAAGAAAAGGTTCCTGTAGAACAGATACGGGAGGAGGCAAGGGAACTGCTGGTAGGAGTCCTGGGTTCGAAAGCCCTGATTCGTCTGTAG
- a CDS encoding segregation and condensation protein A, which yields MGIPVKLQVFEGPLDLLLHLIDKNKIDIYDIPIVEITNQYMEYIRAMEKEDLNVMSEFLLMAATLLDIKCRMLLPKEINEEGQEEDPRQELVEQLLQYKMYKYMAYELRDRQVEGERAIYREPDIPEEVQEYVEPVNLEELLGDLTLAKLNRIFRDVMRRQDEKIDPIRSGFGKIEKEEVSLPEKLDYVEEYAVNHSVFSFRQLLKKQGSKVQLVVTFLAVLELMKTGKIKIEQKQPFDDICITSMVYRQ from the coding sequence ATGGGTATACCGGTTAAGCTTCAGGTGTTTGAAGGTCCGCTTGACCTTCTCCTTCATCTGATTGATAAAAATAAAATAGATATCTATGATATACCGATCGTGGAGATCACCAATCAGTATATGGAATACATTCGGGCTATGGAAAAGGAAGATTTGAATGTTATGAGTGAATTTCTCCTCATGGCAGCTACTCTCCTGGACATCAAATGCCGGATGCTGCTTCCGAAAGAGATAAATGAAGAGGGGCAGGAGGAAGATCCCCGGCAGGAACTGGTAGAGCAGCTTTTGCAGTATAAGATGTATAAATATATGGCTTACGAACTTCGCGACAGGCAGGTGGAGGGAGAAAGAGCAATCTATCGGGAACCGGATATACCGGAGGAGGTTCAGGAATATGTGGAGCCGGTAAACCTGGAAGAACTTCTCGGAGACCTGACCCTGGCAAAGCTGAACCGCATCTTCAGGGATGTTATGCGGCGGCAGGATGAAAAGATCGATCCGATCCGGAGCGGATTTGGAAAAATAGAAAAAGAAGAAGTATCGCTTCCGGAAAAACTGGATTATGTGGAGGAATACGCAGTAAACCACTCTGTATTCAGTTTCCGGCAGCTTTTGAAAAAGCAGGGATCGAAAGTGCAGCTTGTGGTGACATTTCTTGCTGTATTGGAACTGATGAAGACCGGAAAAATCAAAATAGAACAGAAACAGCCTTTTGATGATATCTGTATTACATCAATGGTGTATCGGCAATAA
- the deoC gene encoding deoxyribose-phosphate aldolase yields MKLASLIDHTILKPEAGKEQVETICREAREYGFASVCVNSSYVPLCAELLRDTEVKVCTVIGFPLGAMSTAAKAAEARQAILDGAEELDMVIHIGMLKDGNNEYVEQDIHSVVEEARGKAAVKVIIETCLLSEEEKIRACLLAKKAGADYVKTSTGFSTGGATAEDIALMKKTVGKDMKVKASGGIRTREKAEEMRKAGADRIGTSSGIRIVEEM; encoded by the coding sequence ATGAAACTTGCATCATTGATCGATCATACAATACTGAAACCAGAAGCAGGCAAAGAGCAGGTGGAAACAATATGCCGGGAGGCCAGGGAGTATGGTTTTGCATCTGTATGTGTAAATTCATCCTATGTACCACTGTGTGCAGAACTTTTAAGGGATACTGAAGTTAAGGTATGTACAGTGATCGGATTCCCGCTGGGGGCAATGTCAACGGCGGCAAAAGCAGCGGAAGCCCGCCAGGCTATTCTTGACGGAGCGGAAGAACTGGATATGGTCATTCATATCGGGATGCTGAAAGATGGGAACAATGAATATGTAGAGCAGGATATTCATTCTGTCGTGGAAGAAGCCAGAGGGAAAGCAGCTGTGAAGGTAATCATTGAAACATGTCTGCTCTCAGAAGAAGAAAAGATAAGAGCCTGCCTGCTGGCGAAAAAGGCAGGAGCAGATTATGTGAAAACGTCCACCGGATTCTCTACAGGCGGTGCTACAGCAGAGGATATTGCCCTTATGAAGAAAACGGTTGGAAAGGACATGAAAGTAAAGGCTTCCGGAGGAATCCGCACCAGGGAAAAGGCGGAGGAAATGAGAAAGGCGGGAGCTGACCGGATTGGTACAAGCTCTGGAATTCGGATTGTGGAGGAAATGTGA
- a CDS encoding DegV family protein, with protein MSEIAIMTDSNCGIMPGSEPRPNIHIIPMPVLIDGEIFFEGTSITTDTFYQKLSGGSKVSTSLPSPGDVISMWTALLKSYDEIVYIPMSSGLSNSCANAAMLASDEPFAGRVHVVDNHRISVTQMQSVLDACDLAAEGLSGRQIQETLERESLDASIYIAVDTLEYLKRGGRVTPAAAAIGTVLNLKPVLTIQGDKLDAFAKVRGMKSAFRTMCKAVQHDMDTRFLPLKEKGLLKVGMAETLMPEKEFASWKQRFQEYFPDMEIVHYPLTMSIGCHTGPGALGVGVFRVHTP; from the coding sequence ATGTCAGAAATAGCAATCATGACGGACAGTAACTGTGGAATTATGCCAGGCAGTGAACCCCGCCCGAATATTCATATTATTCCTATGCCCGTACTAATTGACGGAGAGATCTTTTTTGAAGGAACCAGTATCACAACGGATACGTTTTACCAGAAACTTTCCGGCGGTTCCAAAGTCAGCACATCCCTTCCCTCTCCGGGGGATGTGATCAGTATGTGGACAGCCCTCCTGAAATCCTATGATGAAATCGTGTATATCCCCATGTCCAGCGGACTTTCCAATTCCTGCGCAAATGCAGCTATGCTGGCTTCTGACGAACCTTTTGCAGGGCGGGTACATGTGGTGGATAATCATCGGATTTCCGTCACGCAGATGCAGTCTGTTCTGGACGCCTGTGATCTTGCCGCTGAAGGATTATCCGGCAGGCAGATTCAGGAAACACTTGAGAGGGAATCCCTGGATGCCAGTATCTACATTGCAGTAGATACATTGGAATATCTGAAAAGAGGCGGCAGAGTCACCCCTGCCGCTGCCGCGATCGGAACTGTATTAAATCTGAAGCCCGTTCTTACTATTCAAGGCGACAAGCTGGATGCTTTTGCTAAAGTACGGGGGATGAAGTCCGCTTTCCGCACCATGTGCAAAGCAGTACAGCACGATATGGATACCCGTTTTCTTCCTCTGAAAGAGAAAGGACTTTTAAAAGTCGGTATGGCCGAAACTCTCATGCCGGAGAAGGAATTCGCCTCCTGGAAGCAGCGTTTCCAGGAATATTTCCCGGACATGGAAATTGTCCACTACCCTCTCACTATGAGCATCGGCTGTCATACAGGCCCGGGCGCTCTTGGCGTAGGCGTTTTTCGCGTACACACCCCTTAA
- the scpB gene encoding SMC-Scp complex subunit ScpB, translating into MGDSVELSRIAAAIEHDEDTTRKIIHNMMDKYEASDRGMRIIELENSFQMCTKTDMYEYLIKVARQPRKYVLTDVQLETLSIIAYKQPVTKLEIEKIRGVKSDHAVNRLVEYNLVCEVGRLDAPGRPLLFGTTEEFLRRFSIHSLDELPSLNSEQVETFKHEAEEEVQMKLDI; encoded by the coding sequence ATGGGAGATTCAGTGGAGCTGTCCAGGATTGCGGCGGCCATTGAACACGATGAGGATACGACACGAAAGATCATACATAATATGATGGATAAATATGAGGCGTCTGATCGGGGAATGCGGATCATAGAGCTGGAAAATTCCTTTCAGATGTGTACAAAAACGGATATGTATGAATATTTGATCAAAGTGGCCAGACAGCCCAGAAAATATGTATTGACGGATGTACAGCTGGAGACTTTATCTATTATTGCATATAAGCAGCCGGTGACAAAACTGGAGATCGAAAAGATAAGAGGAGTAAAGTCGGATCATGCAGTAAACCGTCTGGTTGAGTATAATCTTGTATGTGAAGTAGGCAGACTGGACGCTCCCGGACGTCCGCTTCTCTTTGGGACAACGGAGGAGTTCCTTAGAAGATTCAGCATCCATTCGCTGGATGAACTTCCAAGCCTCAATTCAGAACAGGTAGAAACTTTTAAACATGAAGCAGAGGAAGAGGTACAGATGAAACTGGATATCTGA
- a CDS encoding Maf family protein: MKYILASASPRRKELLKQAGIDFEVYPSDTDEKITVEDPAAAVMDLAFQKADDVYKKLVPSLDGDFTVIGADTVVVYRGEILGKPEDESEAMDMLSMLSDRTHQVYTGVSLLSRRGGRYHTCSFGECTEVTFYPISREDLKSYIATGDPMDKAGAYGIQGKFAVHVKGIRGDYNNVVGLPIARLYQELKKTHP; this comes from the coding sequence ATGAAATACATACTTGCATCTGCATCACCCCGCCGAAAAGAACTTTTGAAACAGGCAGGAATAGACTTTGAAGTTTACCCGTCAGATACGGATGAAAAAATCACTGTGGAGGATCCTGCGGCAGCAGTCATGGATCTGGCTTTTCAAAAGGCAGATGATGTTTACAAAAAACTGGTTCCCTCTCTTGACGGAGATTTTACCGTTATCGGCGCTGACACAGTGGTTGTTTACCGGGGCGAAATTCTCGGAAAACCTGAAGATGAATCGGAAGCCATGGACATGCTTTCCATGCTTTCAGACCGTACACATCAGGTATATACCGGAGTTTCCCTTCTATCCCGCCGAGGCGGCAGGTATCATACCTGCAGCTTCGGCGAATGTACAGAAGTTACTTTTTATCCCATTTCAAGAGAAGATCTGAAAAGCTATATTGCTACCGGCGATCCTATGGATAAAGCCGGCGCTTATGGGATCCAGGGAAAATTCGCGGTTCATGTAAAAGGAATCCGCGGCGATTACAATAACGTCGTGGGGCTTCCCATCGCAAGATTATATCAGGAACTCAAAAAAACCCACCCTTAA